From one Branchiostoma floridae strain S238N-H82 chromosome 3, Bfl_VNyyK, whole genome shotgun sequence genomic stretch:
- the LOC118411041 gene encoding CDGSH iron-sulfur domain-containing protein 2 homolog B → MEFLSKIVRVHIPDYLNSVPVPDSFGGFLDLTAGQWLHLFAFSGTVAAAVYVSVKPYLDKKDQKDQLVNLRIQKESSKVVNMVDIEDLGNKVCYCRCWRSKKFPLCDGSHAKHNEDTGDNVGPLVLKRKDV, encoded by the exons atggagTTCTTGTCGAAAATAGTCCGTGTACATATTCCAGATTACCTGAACTCTGTGCCTGTCCCGGACAGCTTTGGCGGCTTCTTGGACCTCACAG CTGGACAATGGCTGCACCTGTTTGCGTTCAGCGGCACCGTGGCGGCGGCGGTGTACGTGTCGGTGAAACCGTACCTGGACAAGAAGGATCAGAAAGACCAGCTGGTTAACCT TCGTATCCAGAAGGAGAGCAGTAAGGTTGTGAACATGGTGGACATCGAGGACCTCGGAAACAAAGTTTGCTACTGCCGCTGCTGGAGGTCTAAGAAG TTCCCCTTGTGCGACGGCTCCCATGCTAAGCACAACGAGGACACAGGAGACAACGTGGGACCTCTGGTGCTGAAGAGGAAGGATGTATAG